A portion of the Limosilactobacillus reuteri genome contains these proteins:
- a CDS encoding siphovirus Gp157 family protein — protein sequence MNLFELNEQYQQLADRDDLDPTVLVDTLDSIDDAWNDKLNNIAKWCESLDSDIDFLTKKKRSISDELTYRKNLRSNLMTYMTEAIDERGLKEVHTEDFILRPRNYKQRTVIDDEGKIPPEYRNYEKYQGMFDVDKAAVYKALKDGVNVPGAHLKKNRGVVIK from the coding sequence TTGAATTTATTCGAGCTAAATGAACAATATCAGCAGTTAGCTGATCGTGACGACCTTGACCCTACAGTGTTGGTTGATACCTTAGACAGCATTGACGATGCTTGGAATGACAAACTTAACAATATTGCCAAGTGGTGTGAATCACTAGACAGCGACATTGACTTCTTAACAAAGAAGAAGCGGTCAATCAGTGATGAATTAACTTATCGGAAAAACCTACGGAGCAACCTCATGACCTACATGACTGAAGCAATTGACGAACGAGGGCTTAAAGAAGTTCACACTGAAGACTTCATCTTAAGGCCACGCAATTACAAGCAACGAACGGTCATCGATGACGAGGGCAAGATTCCACCTGAATACCGTAACTACGAGAAGTACCAAGGAATGTTTGATGTCGACAAGGCAGCAGTCTACAAGGCGTTAAAGGACGGCGTAAACGTTCCTGGAGCACACTTGAAGAAGAATAGGGGAGTAGTAATTAAATAA